The Microbacterium maritypicum genome contains a region encoding:
- a CDS encoding DUF7882 family protein, with protein MGTLEYNSSRPPIEVDDATLAHLKIVIGTKLRRHESFMMTWLPEEKNPAGRLTIWMHPAIPLILAFDGSRMPEIDTKRIERMMENLNARGELVLDQLG; from the coding sequence ATGGGAACTCTCGAGTACAACAGCTCTCGTCCTCCGATCGAGGTCGACGATGCGACGTTGGCGCACCTGAAGATCGTGATCGGCACGAAGCTCCGCCGTCACGAGAGCTTCATGATGACCTGGCTGCCCGAGGAGAAGAACCCCGCCGGCCGACTCACCATCTGGATGCATCCGGCGATTCCGCTGATCCTCGCGTTCGACGGCTCGAGGATGCCGGAGATCGACACGAAGCGGATCGAGCGCATGATGGAGAACCTCAACGCCCGCGGAGAACTCGTCCTCGACCAGCTCGGATAG